The genomic interval CTTGAAAAAATTGAACCACTTTCTTCTTTCTGGATTTTTATTTTAGGGTTTGTGAGCTTTTTTTTACTGGAAAGAATTTTAAGATGGAGACACTGTCATGAATTTGATTGTCCTATCCATCCTGTAACTTATTTAAGTTTAATAGGTGACAGTATTCATAATTTCATTGATGGAGTGGTCATTGCTTCAAGCTTTCTTATTAATTTTCATTTTGGAATAATAACAACTTTAATTGTTTTGGCACACGAACTTCCTCAGGAGCTTTCCGATTATGCAATACTTGTTTATGGTGGAATGGGTAAAATAAAAGCTCTATTCTTTAATTTTATAACAGGATTAACAAGTTTTATCGGCGGTGTAGCAGGTTATTTTTTCTTAAGAAGTGAAAATCTAATTTTTTATATATTACCTTTTGTTGCTGGAAACTTCTTTTATATTTCAGCCTCTGATTTAATTCCAGAACTTCACAATGAGACAAATTTAAAAAAATCTATAAATTCCTTTCTTTTTTTTATTTCAGGTATTTTTTTAATATTTTCTTTAAAATTAATTTTTAAAAATAACATATAAAAAAATTTAAAAAGTAATAATAAAACTTCCCAGAGTCGGGACAGAATACCTTATATGATGATCTTAGTAAACAAGCAACCCTTAAAAGGTTTAAAATGTTATGGTAATTTATAATTGTACGATTTATATACATATTAGAATAATAATTGTTCCTTATATAATTTTTCAAAAAATATTCAAGAGGAGGAGAATTAGTAAGGGCTTGATGTGGTTTTTGTGT from candidate division WOR-3 bacterium carries:
- a CDS encoding ZIP family metal transporter, with amino-acid sequence MILLSIIISTFIVSFISLTGIIFLIISKDIFEKLLFFLISLAAGALIGGSLLHLMPHSLEKIEPLSSFWIFILGFVSFFLLERILRWRHCHEFDCPIHPVTYLSLIGDSIHNFIDGVVIASSFLINFHFGIITTLIVLAHELPQELSDYAILVYGGMGKIKALFFNFITGLTSFIGGVAGYFFLRSENLIFYILPFVAGNFFYISASDLIPELHNETNLKKSINSFLFFISGIFLIFSLKLIFKNNI